CGATATCGGCAACACCGCCGCCCAGTACGCGTCGGCGCTCTATGACAGGTTCAGGGCCGACTGGGTGACGGTCAACCCGTATATGGGCTACGACTCGATGCGCCCGTTCATGGAACGCAAGGACAAGGGCGTGTTCGTGCTCTGTTTAACCTCGAACGCAGGCGCTCGTGATTTCCAGATGCTGGAGGTTGAAGGCCGCGCGCTCTACAAAGTCGTGGCCGAACGAGTCAGATTCTGGAACAAGGACAACAATTGCGGCCTGGTAGTAGGTGCAACTCACCTTGATCAGCTCCGCGAGATTCGCGAAATCGCCGGGGACATGCCGCTGTTGATTCCGGGAGTCGGCGCACAGGGGGGATCGTTGGATGATTCGATAATCGCCGGCACCGATAATTTCCTCAAACCGGCCGTGGTGAACGTCTCCCGCTCGGTGCTGTACGCGTCGAACGCAACTGATTTCGATCAGCGAGCCCGCCAGGAAATAGCGAAACTGAACGCCGCGGTCAC
This genomic interval from Candidatus Zixiibacteriota bacterium contains the following:
- the pyrF gene encoding orotidine-5'-phosphate decarboxylase, which produces MFALEKLQKAQQANRSFICLGLDLDPKKMPQDFGNSTRGMFEFARRIVEATADQVCAYKPNLAFYEALGADGWSLLNLLVQRIPERIPIILDGKRNDIGNTAAQYASALYDRFRADWVTVNPYMGYDSMRPFMERKDKGVFVLCLTSNAGARDFQMLEVEGRALYKVVAERVRFWNKDNNCGLVVGATHLDQLREIREIAGDMPLLIPGVGAQGGSLDDSIIAGTDNFLKPAVVNVSRSVLYASNATDFDQRARQEIAKLNAAVTRLRYGDKPAEPKGQPVVSNSQQTVSNNPQSAPNNQKDTGERASGAPPPGVGEDSGNTSPKSGPTEITNQS